Genomic window (Melioribacteraceae bacterium):
TGATGATGGGTACAAACCTCACGTTGAAGAAATTCAGGATATCGTGGAAAAAGTATTAATAGAACAGGGACATGCCAAAGTTGCCAAAGAATTTATTTTATACAGAGAAGAAGCCGCAAGAAGAAGGGCCGAAGATTACCGCCACTTTTCTAAACCATCCGAGTATATCCCCTGGGGAAAAGTATGGCGCTCTCTCGATTGGGCTGTATCTCACGATCTTCATAAAACAGAACTCCTGAACGAGAGAATTAAAAAGGGGGAATTTGCACAAATCGTGCATGAATCCGAAACTGCTTATGAAGCTCAATTAGATTTGGGAGCGGAACTTATTAAAGAAAGAAGTAACGAACTAAAAATGGTGATGGTGAGCGGACCCTCATCTTCAGGAAAAACTACCACAACATTAAAACTGGAACAACGGCTTAAAAAAATGGGAATGAGCTTCGTTCCGCTTGTTGTTGACCACTACTTTTTTGATCTCGAACTCCACCCAAAAGATGAATTTGGTGATTATGATTTTGAAACTCCGCAAGCTCTCGATCTCGAAATGATTAATGATCACTTAAAAAAACTAGCCGCCGGCGAACTTGTTAAAATTCCTTATTATGATTTCAAAACCGGGAAAAGACACTTAGAACAATCACCTCTGCAAATAAAGGAAAATGAAGTATTGTTGATTGATAGTCTGCATGGCTTATATCCTGAATTCAGCAAAGAAATTCCGGCATCTCAAAAATTCAAATTATACCTTGAGCCGCTTCTTCAAATGAAACAACCACATGGCGAATATATTCGCTGGACAGATTTAAGATTAATCCGACGCATGCTTCGAGATTCTGTACATCGGGCATATAATCCGGAGCAAACCTTACTTCATTGGCACTATGTTCGTTCTTCAGAAAAAAGAACAATTCTTCCATATTGTAATAGCGCCGATTATATAGTAAATACATCGATGGCATACGAAATGCCAATATACAGACCTAAACTGTTAATTTATTTTGAAGAGTGGACTAAAAAGTATGAGGGGAATCCTCTAAGAGAAGATGCATTTATTAGGGCTAAACGTACTATGGAAATGCTAAAAGCAATTGAACCGGTTGAGGATGATTCTCCAATTCCTGGAGATTCTGTGCTGAGGGAATTTATTGGCGGAAGCACTTTGCATTATCATTGATAAAACAACATGAATAAACTGTTAAATATTTTCAAGAATAATAGAGAGTGGTCAAATTCTGTTAGAGCACAAGACCCACTATTTTTTGAAAAATTGATTGATCAGCAAAATCCCGAATATTTATGGATTGGCTGTTCGGACAGCCGGGTGCCCGCTAACCAGATTGTTAATTTACTTCCGGGTGAGTTGTTTGTTCACCGAAATGTTGCTAATGTTGTTGTTTACACAGATCTCAACTGCCTCTCTGTAATTCAATATGCAGTTGATGTATTAAACATTAAACATATAATTGTGTGTGGACACTACGGATGCGGCGGCGTTGAAGCTGCATTTAGAAATGAGAGACATGGATTGGTTGATAACTGGTTCATGCATATTCGTGATATTCAGGAAAAGCATAAAAATTTGATTAATAAGGGAGTAAATAAACAAAATCAGATAAATTTACTCTGTGAATTAAATGTGATTGAGCAGGCAATTAATGTTTGCCAAACAACAGTCGTTCAGGATGCTTGGGAAAGAGGAAAAACCCTTACGGTTCATGGGTGGATTTATGGATTACATGATGGACTCCTAAATGACCTAGGTATATGTGTTTCAGATAAAAGTGAAATAAATGACGCCCATTCTATTGCTGTGAGTTCTTCGTATGAAACTTTTTTAAATAGAGAGGAATGATTATGGACATATTTATGCAGGCTGCAATTGATGAAGCTGTAAATGGTTTGAATGAAGGAGGAATACCTATTGGTTCAGTAATTGTTTATAAGGGAGAAATAATTGGGCGCGGACATAATCGGCGTGTTCAGAGCGGAAGCGTTATCCTTCATGGCGAAATGGATGCATTTGAAAATGCGGGAAGACAACCAGCTTCTGTTTACAAAGAATGTATCCTTTATACTACTCTTTCCCCCTGCCCAATGTGTAGCGGTGCAATTTTACTTTACGGAATTCCAAAAGTAATAATCGGTGAAAATAAAACTTTTATGGGCGAGGAAGAACTTTTAAAATCACGTGGTGTTGAAGTAGAAGTTCTTCAAAATGAAAATTGCATTGAACTAATGACATACTTTATAAAAGATAACCCAGCCTTGTGGAATGAAGATATTGGAGTCTAGGAAAACTAAATAAGAGTTATTAATTGAAAATTAGCCAGAAGTCGCAGCTGGATATCTTGATCATACTTTCGTCTTCCAAACTTGATATAGAATACCGAATATTTACTTTATCAATAATTATTAATTAATACTTGAATTAGTGTTGAAATAATGAATTACAAATCAAAAGATTCACACTTTAAGTATAGGATGAATTACCCCAAAATTTTTGTAATTTGTATTTGGCTTATTAAAGAATAAGCCAGTAATAAAAATATCATCAATACATTCTCTGAAAGGAAATATAAGCACAACCCACCATCTTTTTGCTCGCAACAGTATTCTATCAAATAGATGATTTTCTCATTTGTGTTATAAAGAATATATGAAAAATTTCTTAGGTCACTCGTTTCACATTCCGGTTTTAGGCGTTGCCTATTCGGTGGATGCTCCAATAAAGGTAGCTAAATATGGGATTTCTTCAGTCATTTCAATTATTGATGATGGACTTATGGAACTCCTTCGAAAATATTATCTTGAATTAAACAATCAAGAATACATACAGATAAAAGCCAACGAGGAGGATTCGAGAGCCAGAAGAATTACAGCTTATCTAAATATGGTTGACAAAATAGTTGAATACAGTTTTGCTGATCTCAAAAACTCTCCCTTCGAAAAAGGAACCGAGATAAGTAAATATTTTGAAATGCTCCCCGAGTACTCAATACTTAAGAAAAAATATAATTTAATGCTGGCTACAAATAATTTATCCGAGAAGGATGAAGCCCAGCGTATGCTTCGACCTATGATAACACCTGGTTCTATTGATGTTAATATTATGACCAAGCTTGATAAAACTAATTATGATAAATCTAATAATGAATTGTCGGTGCAATATAACGACGCTCATTCTGCATTACGTGGCTATGCAAACAGTACACTCGACAGCTCAATAATATTTTCTGCGGGAATGAATCCTCGTCTTTATAGCTATCTCGAATCGTTGGAGGCATTTTATCCTGATGGAAATTCAAAATTTAAGAAACGGGTTGTGATTAAGGTGAGCGATTTCCGTTCGGCGCTAATTCAGGGAAAGTTTTTAGCAAAAAAAGGAATATGGGTATCGGAGTTTAGAGTTGAATCTGGTTTGAACTGCGGTGGACATGCTTTTGCGACTGATGGTTATCTACTAGGCCCTATTCTTGAGGAATTTAAAACCAGGAAAAACGAACTGTTTGAGAGTTTAAGAGAGATATATACTCAATCACTTCTCCGAAAAGAGATTTTAATCAATGATTTAATGTTGAATATTAAAATTACTGTGCAGGGAGGAGTTGGTAAAAAATCGGAACACGACTTTTTGCTGAGGCATTATGGAGTTGATTCTGTTGGCTGGGGAAGTCCTTTTCTTTTAGTTCCTGAAGTAATGAATATTGACGACTATACATTGCAGCTTATTTGTAACGCAAAGGAAGATGATTATTATTTAAGTAATGTATCACCGCTCGGAGTACCTTTTAATAATTTAAGGGGGAACAGCAAGGATAATGAAAAGCAAGCAAGAATTGATGAAGGAAAACCAGGCAGTCCCTGTCCTAAAAAGTTTTTAGTATCTAATAGGGATTATACTGATAAACCAATTTGTACAGCATCCTTAACTTATAATAAGAAGGTGGATAATTTAAAAGAAGATCCGGATGAAGCTGAGAGTTATCAAGGAATTTATGATAATGCTATTGAAAAAGCATGTTTATGTGAAGGATTAACTTCTACCGCTTTAATAGTAAAGAAGATAGAAATGGTAAAGCAAAGTTTGGCGGTATCTGTATGTCCCGGACCAAACCTCGCGTATTTCTCGAAAGTTGCAACATTGAAAGAAATGGTTGATCATATTTATGGGCGTGTTAATTTGATTACTCATTCTAACCGTCCAAATTTATTTATTAAAGAACTTTCGCTTTATATAAATTATCTAGAAAATAAGATTGACGAAAAGGTTAGAAACGTTACTGCTCATAAGGATGAGTTTATTTTAACATTCCACAAAAACCTTGCGGAAGGAATTAAGTATTATCAAAATTTAATTCCCGAGATAATTGAGGAGAGCGATAAAGTTCGCAAATCTATTAGAGAAGAATTGGATTTACTTGAACAAAAATTACACTCCTTTTCTTTTGTCTCGGCGTGATAATAATTTCATATCTCAAGAAAAGAATTTGAATATAGAAATTCATTCTGACGATTTTCTCACAAAGATTATATTATTATGTTTTTCATTACTAAATTGCATTAATTCTTATAAGAAAAAGATGGCTGAACAATGAAAAACAAAAAGCTTTTCAATGTTTTACTACTCGTATTAATCAATTTCGCACTACAAGCATGCATGCCGGGGTCAGGTAACTCTAGCGAAAATAATCCGGCTGGTTTTTTTACTGGTGTATGGCATGGGTGGATTGCTCCAATTTCATTAATTGTTGGTTTCTTTGAAAGTGAAGTTCGTATTTACGAAATTTATAACACCGGATGGTGGTACGATTTAGGTTTTTATGCTTCCATTATCAGCGGTTTCGGCGGACTCTCTCTCTTTAGAAAGAAAAAAGAAGAGTGAAATAAAGCTAGAAGTGAAGCACCAACAGATAAAATCAAAGTTGATTTTGTACCTGTTTTTTATTCAGTATATAATCTCGGAACTCTCGTATTTATGTTGGTAAGGATTTCATAAGGAATTGTATTTGCCCAATCAGCTAATTCCTCAACTGAAATTAGATTGTTTCCATCTTTACCTATTAGTATTACTTCGTCATTATTATACGCAGTCCCACTCTCAATATTAACGACTATTTGATCCATCGATATTGAACCAACTACAGGATATTTTACCCCACGAAGCAATACCTTTGCCTTGTGACTCATGCTTCTAAAATATCCATCCCCGTATCCAACCGGAATTGTAACTGCCCTAACATTATGATCGGTCTGCCACGTAGATCCATACCCAACCGGATGATTTGGTTTAATAACTTTAAAATAAACCACGTGTGATTTCCAAGTTAATGCCGGAATTACCCCCAAAATATTATTCACCTCGTTAGATGGCATAACACCATAAAGCATAATACCTGGGCGTACCAAATCCAGGTTTGCTTCTGAAAGCTGAACAATTCCTCCTGAATTCGAAATATGTTTTATTGGGGCAGGAAGAGATATTTTATCATAGTATGATAATACCTCATCGAATCTTTCAAGTTGAAGTTTGGAATATGACGCATCTGCTTTATCAGCATTAGCGAAATGAGAATAGATACCTTCAACAATTACATTTCTATATTTTAAACTCGCTTCAATAAATTTTTCTGCGCTATAATAATGAACACCAAGCCGCTCCATTCCAGTATCAATCTTTAAATGTACTTTTGCCTTAATATTTATAATACCCGCCGCTTCATCAATCTGTTTTAATTTGTCAATTGAGGATGCGGTTATTGAAAGATCGTGTTTAAGAAATAAAGGTATTTGATTACCAAGTATTCCGCCAAGAACTAATATTGGGATAGTAATCCCGCGTTGGCGTAAAAGGATTCCTTCTTCAAGGACTGCAACTCCAAGACTTGCGGCATTTAATTCCTGCATTAGTTGAGCAACTCTAACCAAACCGTGTCCATATGCATTTGCCTTTAAAATTGGCATAACCTTGGCAGGTGCGACGAATGAGCTTATTTTATTAAAATTCTCTTTTAAAGTTGTAAGGTTAATGACCAAATGTGTTGGGCGGATAATTTCATCAATACTTATTGTTGGCTGGTTCGATAATTCATTCATTTTAATATTTATTAATTATTTAAAGTTAACTTTTTACAAAACAATATTGCTTATATCTGCAAGTATTTCCTTTGTTTTTTTGTATCGTTTCTCCTGATCTTTTTCAATACACTTCATGATGATTGCCTCCAAGGATTTAGTAACCGCAGGATTTAATTTTGACGGTAATTCAGGTTGAGTATTAAAAATAGAATGAATAAGCGCTATTTCATTTTCACCGGTAAAAGGTAGCTTATTTGCAACAAGCTGATAAAGAATAACACCAAACGAAAAAATATCTACACGTTGATCAACTTGAAGATTAGTGACTTGCTCAGGCGCAACATATCCAAGAGTTCCAATTACTGTTCCGAGCGACGTCATTGTTGTTACCAGCGGTGATTTCGATAATCCAAAGTCCATAATTTTTAATTGATTATTCTTGTCGAACATAATATTCGAGGATTTCAAATCTCTATGAATTATATCATTAGAATGAATCGCATCCAGCCCCGAGCAAATTTGTTGAGCAAAATTAATTGCATCCTCAATTTTTACTGGATAATTGTTTTCGATAAAGTCTTGTAATGTTCCGCCACCTAAATATTCCATGGCAATAAATGAATGTTCCTTCGATTCACCATATTCATATATTTTCACAATGTGGGGATGCTCTAAAGATGAGAGCAGTCTTCCCTCTGCCGCTAATCTCTTACGGTTTTCTTCATCTTTTAGGAGATGAGAGTTTAGAATTTTTACTGCAACAATATTATTTGTCTGTGTATCTATTGCTTTAAATACTTTCCCCATTCCCCCAACACCCAGAGTTTCCAATAATTTATAGTGCGATATAAATTTACTTTCTCGTTCTTCAATAAATTTGGACATCACAAAAATAAATCCCATGCCCAACAAACTAATAGGTATAAAAGTAAATGCTAGAGAAGTTAGTAATTCTCTCTCTACATTAAGATGAACCAGAATAAGATAGATCGTTACATAACAGAATACAAAATACCAGCTTACTACAATATTTTTTGCTTTGGTCTTTCTGCCATAGAAAATCATAAAACTCATAATAAGTAAGGAAATAAAAAACTTTACGGTTTCAATTCTCCATTCAACAAGAATAATGGTACGCATCAACGATTTTCTTAATAAAACAAAATGGTGGGCAAAAAAACTTGATTCGACTACGTTGTATTTTTTATTCTTCTCAACTTCATCAATTCGTTTAATAATGCCGGAAGGAAAAATAATTTTCAATTTATAATTTAGTTGTGGATTAATACCAAAATGAGTCTCAAATAAATTTTGCTGTGAAATTGCACTTGAACCAATTCCAAATTCTTGCAGTGATGAATAAGCCGTTTTACCATTAGTATAAAATGCCTCTAAAATAATTTTAGTACCAATTGCCGTTCGATTGCTAACATCACTATTAAGTTCTACTTTTATGTAGTTATTATTGTAAGAATTATTGCGATATAAAACCGCTCTATCCCCCGAACCTAGCGCTGATCTCGAACTTCCGATATACAAATCAAGATCCCCATCCTTATCAATATCTGCAAACGAGGGGGAACCCACAAACCCAATTCCAACCTGCTCACTCACTTCCATAAATTTTAATTGCGGTGAATTTAAGTAAAGTTTGCTTCCAACAAATATATCTCGCCATCCGTCATTGTTTACGTCAGCTACATTAATAATACCATTTGTAGGTTCTGGATGAAATTGTACTTCCGATAAATCTGCCGCCTCCGTTACATCATAAAATGAAGCATCTCCATTGTTTAACAAAAGCTGGAGCCTTTTTTCATTATTAAATACAATCAAATCGGAATGACCATCGTTATTGATATCATTTGCCACCACACTGTAAGTACTCAATGAAGTGTTAGAGAAAAAAGCTGCATCACGCTTTTCTTCGAATTTAAAATCACCTTTATTGAGGTATAGAAATAGATGCTGTCCTTCTAACGAGGCTTTATAACTTATTAAAATATCAACCAGTCCATCATTATTTAAATCGCTAAATGTTGCGCTATACGATCTATGATTGATTAATTTTTTAATACCGCTCGAATTAAATACATTTGTAAATCTTCCGGCTCCATTATTCTTTAGAATAATATCTTCATAATTATAATTGGCGATATAAACATCGAGATTCCCATCATTATTAAAATCAATCAAGGATCCCGATGCGATTGTATTTTCTGTTGAGATATTTTTTAGCGGAAGTTTGCTGCTCGTTGTATTATCACTAAATCCAAAACCACTCTCACCAAACTTGACACTGTAATTGATATCGTCCAGCACCTCAATAAAATCATTATAACCATCATTATTTATATCGCCAGTCATTGCAATTGGATATTTATAACCATTTTCTTTTGAAGCAGTCTCTCTATCAATTTCCGAGAATTGGTTACCCGATTTATTTTGGTATAGAATATTTGGACCATCTTCCGACAAAACAAATAGTTCGGGAAGATCATCATTATCATAATCCAAAAATGTAGCTGCTCTTCCCTCTTTTCTTATTGAGGCTTGCGCTGTTATTTCAGAAAATGAAAATTTTAAGTTTTGGGAATTAGTATATATTCCATTATCCCCAATTACCCATATTCTAAATGCACCGCCAGCTTCTTTAACAACATCAAGATCAACAAATATATCATCGATGGTATTTATTGAATTATCCTGCTTCCAATTTTCACCATCATACTTTAAAAGAGTTGACCGATTACCGCAAATCCATGCATTCATTTTATCATAAGCAACAACAGAATTT
Coding sequences:
- a CDS encoding response regulator SirA — protein: MSKFKFVIKRSGAVVPFNTERISNVIYRAAVAVGGRDKERAEELSHKVIDMMNEKFDDGYKPHVEEIQDIVEKVLIEQGHAKVAKEFILYREEAARRRAEDYRHFSKPSEYIPWGKVWRSLDWAVSHDLHKTELLNERIKKGEFAQIVHESETAYEAQLDLGAELIKERSNELKMVMVSGPSSSGKTTTTLKLEQRLKKMGMSFVPLVVDHYFFDLELHPKDEFGDYDFETPQALDLEMINDHLKKLAAGELVKIPYYDFKTGKRHLEQSPLQIKENEVLLIDSLHGLYPEFSKEIPASQKFKLYLEPLLQMKQPHGEYIRWTDLRLIRRMLRDSVHRAYNPEQTLLHWHYVRSSEKRTILPYCNSADYIVNTSMAYEMPIYRPKLLIYFEEWTKKYEGNPLREDAFIRAKRTMEMLKAIEPVEDDSPIPGDSVLREFIGGSTLHYH
- the can gene encoding carbonate dehydratase; amino-acid sequence: MNKLLNIFKNNREWSNSVRAQDPLFFEKLIDQQNPEYLWIGCSDSRVPANQIVNLLPGELFVHRNVANVVVYTDLNCLSVIQYAVDVLNIKHIIVCGHYGCGGVEAAFRNERHGLVDNWFMHIRDIQEKHKNLINKGVNKQNQINLLCELNVIEQAINVCQTTVVQDAWERGKTLTVHGWIYGLHDGLLNDLGICVSDKSEINDAHSIAVSSSYETFLNREE
- a CDS encoding nucleoside deaminase, which encodes MDIFMQAAIDEAVNGLNEGGIPIGSVIVYKGEIIGRGHNRRVQSGSVILHGEMDAFENAGRQPASVYKECILYTTLSPCPMCSGAILLYGIPKVIIGENKTFMGEEELLKSRGVEVEVLQNENCIELMTYFIKDNPALWNEDIGV
- the alr gene encoding alanine racemase, which encodes MNELSNQPTISIDEIIRPTHLVINLTTLKENFNKISSFVAPAKVMPILKANAYGHGLVRVAQLMQELNAASLGVAVLEEGILLRQRGITIPILVLGGILGNQIPLFLKHDLSITASSIDKLKQIDEAAGIINIKAKVHLKIDTGMERLGVHYYSAEKFIEASLKYRNVIVEGIYSHFANADKADASYSKLQLERFDEVLSYYDKISLPAPIKHISNSGGIVQLSEANLDLVRPGIMLYGVMPSNEVNNILGVIPALTWKSHVVYFKVIKPNHPVGYGSTWQTDHNVRAVTIPVGYGDGYFRSMSHKAKVLLRGVKYPVVGSISMDQIVVNIESGTAYNNDEVILIGKDGNNLISVEELADWANTIPYEILTNINTRVPRLYTE
- a CDS encoding protein kinase — protein: MMNLPSHKIFSLLILLLLAGCEIQKEETRSVVNNTNSKIWFRQAKVDLGAKIIMINEDYGYAISRGKGFNIKGKAMIFKDGKWNSFAEYDYSDFPLIEKRIDGSIWFIHHGTHYESYKPHLKSFKENLIKEMPLPKVMWDNIDWAMWLGISTTQTGKAFLVGQRGNIIYYDGSSWNEFQSPVKNDSGSSYLMGDLHDVQMLSDTSGWAVGKKGIILKFMKGQWNLVESNVSRDLFSIAMIDENNGWIVGEQGTILQYKNGEWKQIESGVRVALNSVVAYDKMNAWICGNRSTLLKYDGENWKQDNSINTIDDIFVDLDVVKEAGGAFRIWVIGDNGIYTNSQNLKFSFSEITAQASIRKEGRAATFLDYDNDDLPELFVLSEDGPNILYQNKSGNQFSEIDRETASKENGYKYPIAMTGDINNDGYNDFIEVLDDINYSVKFGESGFGFSDNTTSSKLPLKNISTENTIASGSLIDFNNDGNLDVYIANYNYEDIILKNNGAGRFTNVFNSSGIKKLINHRSYSATFSDLNNDGLVDILISYKASLEGQHLFLYLNKGDFKFEEKRDAAFFSNTSLSTYSVVANDINNDGHSDLIVFNNEKRLQLLLNNGDASFYDVTEAADLSEVQFHPEPTNGIINVADVNNDGWRDIFVGSKLYLNSPQLKFMEVSEQVGIGFVGSPSFADIDKDGDLDLYIGSSRSALGSGDRAVLYRNNSYNNNYIKVELNSDVSNRTAIGTKIILEAFYTNGKTAYSSLQEFGIGSSAISQQNLFETHFGINPQLNYKLKIIFPSGIIKRIDEVEKNKKYNVVESSFFAHHFVLLRKSLMRTIILVEWRIETVKFFISLLIMSFMIFYGRKTKAKNIVVSWYFVFCYVTIYLILVHLNVERELLTSLAFTFIPISLLGMGFIFVMSKFIEERESKFISHYKLLETLGVGGMGKVFKAIDTQTNNIVAVKILNSHLLKDEENRKRLAAEGRLLSSLEHPHIVKIYEYGESKEHSFIAMEYLGGGTLQDFIENNYPVKIEDAINFAQQICSGLDAIHSNDIIHRDLKSSNIMFDKNNQLKIMDFGLSKSPLVTTMTSLGTVIGTLGYVAPEQVTNLQVDQRVDIFSFGVILYQLVANKLPFTGENEIALIHSIFNTQPELPSKLNPAVTKSLEAIIMKCIEKDQEKRYKKTKEILADISNIVL